The genomic stretch GACAAGGTACAGATCCTCACAGACCccactctctttgaaagagattcctgtGCTCTGggctaaaccccctcccccttcctgttgctaggcacatacagtatgtaaaaatggtgtatgtttagtgtccagcagggaggTGGTTCaaaatcccaagggtgggggcTGCTGCAGCTGAGGGCCTGAGGTTGCATTCTTGGAGAACTCAACTACATGTTGGAATGACCTTTGTCTATTCTGTGAAATTCCACCACAACAGTTCGTTTGAGTAAGTGAGTTAgtttttctgtatttttattttcatttgtttGAGATCGTACCATAATCTGTGTGTATTttttaaatattcttaataatctttgtaacacttttttgtaactaaagctctgaagtatttctGGAATGAAACTTACAAACTTCTAGTCctgattctgtgattcttatgAACCAAACAAAGCCCGTGTGGCATGTTACCGATttttcaaaatataaaaaaaaaatgtgtatgaaGGTAAGGGCCGAAGTTTGTCTTCAAATACAGTACTGTTCCTTCGGCTGCTGGCTGGTACCGTGTTTGATTAATcctgtgtgtcaaaagtgacccacatGTCACAggcggcaattctcaaattggcgtatttgtagaATTAGCCGGCAGCGTCGTGACAGTTGGCcataaggggtatacgtggtataaacacagtctcagctGCATCACATCCCATTAAAATCTCAGCCTCAGTTGGGTTCCTCTGCAGAACAGTCACTTTAAGTAGGGTTCCACTGCATAACATGAGcggagtcaagttccgcagaagcataaTTGTTACACCAGCTTCCAGTGCGCCGAGTGTCAAGCggctgttttttcctttattgctcctctccctgatgtcacatcgagatagtACAAACAGTATctaagtttctttctaggtcactaagctatacaatagtgaaaacgagaTCCaaattcatccattatattttgtgTGATGCCGGAACGAACAGACAAAAATTCTTAAATTTTTTCCCctcatctccatagttcataaacagtccatagaagtatatttctaaaaaataataaaaaaaaaaatgctatgtacagacacaaccctacaGTTTTAATATATGTATAGATGTATTTACAGTAACTGAGGtctctgcatttctattattatGTATTCACTATTGTGTTGCCACATTTTCCGGGAGTAGTGAGGCCAAGATGCAACTTCCTTGGTCTCGCAAGCTGCATTGCGCGTGCTAGTCTGAGTAAACTCATGCAGATTAACATCATGAcagatggtcgcgatgttcatcagGAACTGTGATCTCATCGCAGTTTAGAGATCACAAATGCagaaaggaggtggtatgcacctcctcctgcatttgcattgcttagGATTGCATTTTCAAAGCATTGCATTTTCAAAGATGCTTGCAATCActactgaattaagccctatgcACAAATATGGAGAACACAgaagctaagggttggtctatggctatgtagactggccacagcagtagcAATTCTGACAATTCAGGAGGCCGACGCCTGAATCAGGACAGCCGTTGAACTACAGTTGGCCAGAATCCCAACCATCAcaggttattcccactcggttggtgggtccacgccatcaACTaattgggaatataacctgtggcaagtgcagagaGCCCATGAGACAATGTTTTTATTTCTATTAAGTTAAGATGGGTGGGACGATTTATGGAGACAAGAGGGCTAATTTATTAATAATGCTGCATATGCTACTACTATACAAAAAGCTGTGGAAAACTCAGAGCCAAAGAGATCCAATTAAAACAAAACCACTGTGGATGAGAACATTTTCACACTTACCCTATCTTCCTCTTCTCTGAAGTCTGGCATAGTGCTGATACACAGGCTGACTGCTGTGATGGCCACAAAAGACACTGACAAACAAGCAAAAATCTTCCCAGGAATCCCTGAGTGAGGGTTCTCCACCATGTCCCTGAGATGCTTCATACATTGGGCCATACGTCCACTGTCCTGCAAGGCACTTTGTGAATTCTCCTTGGAGCTACCAAATTCTCCCTCATACATCCTGGCCTCAGCTAATTCCTCTTCCTTCTGCTGCAGCTTTCTAAGGCAGCACCACTCCAATTGTTCTTCCTCTATCCCCCAGTAGATAAGTTCTTCCTGAAAGGAAAGGGCACACATCTCCCTCAGTATCCTCAGCTTCCCAGCTGCCAAAAAAGTCATAATAGTCCTAAAGGCACATGGGTTACGATCAAAGAAGAACTCATTGCAATTGATGTCATAGTCATCACAAACATCCATGATTTCATCATAATTATTACAATCTCTTAGTTTTCCTAACCGTGTCAATGGACAGTCTTCCAGTGTGGTCCATGGGATCCGGTATTTTATGCCCCCTACATTGATGATTATATGTCGCAGTCTGTCCTCCACTTGTCCTCTGTAACATCTTTCCTCTCCTGGGTGAAGGAGTTTAGCTGTTTTGTAGAACACTCCTTTCCTTGTCTGTACTTCACATAAGTTCTCCAAGTTTTTGAATCTAAATGAGGTGAAGTCGGCCTCTGCTTGCCCTGCCAATAATGCCATTTCTTGATACATTGGCTTCCTTCATTGAACCAATCACTCTTTACATGAAAAAACAGGTAGCTGCTCTAATAAGCAAAATAGCTGCCGATCTGAAAGAAAAGACAACATGTTTaaaggttttgtgcagtttctggaaATAGTGCAGGAAAATATATGTAAAGCAAGTCGCATAGGAAACACTACTCTGTCTTACATGGGTTAGAAAAAAATATTCTGATGATGATTGTATATGAAAAAATTATCACATTTCAGGATTTATTGCCTTTTACCCCACATGCACCACAGTATAAATGAAAGGGACGGATCATACTCATCTGAATTTCTAATAGTGTATCCTCTTCATCATCAAGGCACTTTTACTATGAGCTACCTACACAGAGGATAACTTTATATttgttagagcagtggttctcaaactcggtcctcaggaccccacacggttcacgttttccatgtcacccagcagctgcactgtgtatcaccaactgtcacattttaaaaatctacaggtgacctgcaaaatatgaaccgtgtggggtcctgaggactgagtttgagaacctgtgtgttagAGTATTTCTGATACCCCTCAACAGAGAGGTATTATTTAATATCAGCCGCAGATTCAGCCTGACTGTTGTATTGTCAAGAAGCCATGTCTGTAGAAACATCTTATCCCTGCATGATACAGCAAGATAGAGACAACCCAACTATGAGCCATCAGGAGACAAGCTGCAGGTAAGAGAGGCAGCAACGGCATTTAgcattctatttatttatttgtatttattaccagttatttatatagcgcacacatattccgcagcgctgtacagagaatatttgcccattcacatcagtccttgccccagtggagcttataatctatattccctatcacatatacaaacagacacattcacactagggttcatttttgttggaagccaattaaccttccagtatatttttggattgtgggaggaaaccggagcacccgaaggaaacccacgcaagtacggggagaatatacaaactccacacagttagggacttttttttttaaactgcctaAAATCACTTTCATGTTGTGGAACTACAGAGCATGCAAGCCCTATCCCCAAAAAATAAGATAAATGCCGCCCTGCTTCAGTTTAAACAAACACAAACCCCACCCAGACCGCACAAAAGTAGCCCTATGTCAACCAaacaccccaaaaattacatgataCTATAGCCCCAAACAGCATAAAACGTTTTTAAAATCAGCCCAGCACACATTTTAaacaaacaaactccacacagacagacccAAAGTACCCCAAATTCAGCACCACACCCCAAAGTTACATGATGCAATACCCCAAAACAGCATGAAACATTTCAAAATCACCTctgcacacatttaaaacataccccACACACATCAGAGCAAGCCCAAGCTACACCACATGCACCCCTCCCCAAccatacattacatgctgcactcaaACATCATACAAACCACTCCAAATGACCTCAGAAAAGCACCCATGCAATACCCATGCAGtacacatgcacccacatgctccgCCATACACCCATATCCCACAGTGGGTACTTACCTAAATGTGCAGAAAACAGTCCAAAAACAACCCC from Pseudophryne corroboree isolate aPseCor3 chromosome 5, aPseCor3.hap2, whole genome shotgun sequence encodes the following:
- the KCNG2 gene encoding potassium voltage-gated channel subfamily G member 2, which gives rise to MYQEMALLAGQAEADFTSFRFKNLENLCEVQTRKGVFYKTAKLLHPGEERCYRGQVEDRLRHIIINVGGIKYRIPWTTLEDCPLTRLGKLRDCNNYDEIMDVCDDYDINCNEFFFDRNPCAFRTIMTFLAAGKLRILREMCALSFQEELIYWGIEEEQLEWCCLRKLQQKEEELAEARMYEGEFGSSKENSQSALQDSGRMAQCMKHLRDMVENPHSGIPGKIFACLSVSFVAITAVSLCISTMPDFREEEDRGECSQKCYNMFVLETVCVAWFSLEFILRFIQAESKCVFLRTPLNIIDMMAILPYYITLIVDSLSGEKTGGTGNKYLEKVGLVLRVLRALRILYVMRLARHSLGLQTLGLTVRRCTREFGLLLLFLCVAMALFSPLVYLAENELGAKQEFTSIPGSYWWAVISMTTVGYGDMVPRSIPGQVVALSSILSGILLMAFPVTSIFHTFSRSYTELKEQQQRASRQLHRLEERDQCTDVD